In one Trichosurus vulpecula isolate mTriVul1 chromosome 8, mTriVul1.pri, whole genome shotgun sequence genomic region, the following are encoded:
- the ZNF710 gene encoding zinc finger protein 710, protein MERFIDSGTQTEAVVVLSLAQAAVLGLVSENELFGATISPEAFYPMLGHELSDTAAVEPEPPDNDYQLECAGGAPGEPPEEEVLEVEAAFEKHTRRKKRPPVRLVPKVKFEKMDEEEEEEDVYEVSVPADDRQEAPGEPTEEASCEGMVQNSSVKMIDLSTFGRKSRHSRHLQRAPRQELDGAAYNAHFPDSTPDGYTEPTMVLTRAGSEAMHPECGFEPHMTSLSDAEAPAPESPEPVKNDQGFVWQDPGEFEADPSGSTADHHKKAQLDRLDINVQIDDSYLVEAGDRQKRWQCRMCEKSYTSKYNLVTHILGHNGIKPHSCPHCSKLFKQPSHLQTHLLTHQGTRPHKCEVCHKAFTQTSHLKRHMLLHTDIKPYSCHFCGRGFAYPSELKAHEVKHENGRCHVCVECGLDFSTLTQLKRHLSTHQGPTLYQCLECNKSFHYRSQLQNHMLKHQNVRPFVCTECGMEFSQIHHLKQHSLTHKGVKEFKCEVCGREFTLQANMKRHMLIHTSVRPYQCHICFKTFVQKQTLKTHMIVHSPVKPFKCKVCGKSFNRMYNLLGHMHLHAGSKPFKCPYCSSKFNLKGNLSRHMKVKHGVMDIGLDSQDPMMELTGADHAELDGPQEMEDYEENSFDYTGVENSADDNALTEQAMKEMAYYNVL, encoded by the exons ATGGAGCGCTTTATTGACTCAGGGACGCAGACAGAGGCTGTGGTGGTGCTTTCCTTGGCGCAGGCGGCAGTGTTGGGTCTGGTCTCAGAGAATGAGCTCTTTGGTGCTACCATAAGCCCTGAGGCCTTCTACCCGATGTTGGGACATGAGCTCTCCGACACGGCCGCTGTAGAACCAGAGCCCCCGGACAATGACTACCAGCTGGAGTGTGCGGGGGGAGCGCCAGGAGAGCCCCCAGAGGAGGAGGTGCTAGAGGTTGAGGCAGCATTTGAGAAACACACCCGGAGGAAGAAACGTCCTCCAGTGAGACTGGTGCCCAAAGTCAAGTTTGAGAAgatggatgaggaggaggaggaggaagacgtATATGAAGTGTCTGTGCCAGCTGATGACAGGCAGGAGGCTCCGGGAGAACCCACAGAGGAGGCCAGCTGCGAAGGCATGGTACAGAACAGCTCTGTCAAGATGATCGACCTCAGCACCTTCGGCCGAAAGTCCCGGCATTCCCGGCACCTGCAGCGGGCTCCCCGGCAAGAGCTGGATGGGGCAGCGTATAACGCCCACTTTCCAGATTCCACTCCAGATGGCTACACTGAACCTACTATGGTGCTGACCCGGGCTGGGTCTGAAGCCATGCATCCAGAGTGCGGATTTGAGCCCCACATGACCTCATTGAGTGATGCCGAGGCGCCTGCTCCCGAATCTCCGGAGCCCGTGAAGAATGATCAGGGCTTTGTGTGGCAGGACCCCGGGGAGTTCGAGGCAGACCCCTCCGGCTCCACTGCAGATCACCACAAGAAAGCCCAGCTGGACCGGCTGGATATCAATGTCCAGATCGACGACTCCTACCTGGTGGAGGCAGGCGACCGGCAGAAGCGTTGGCAGTGCCGCATGTGCGAAAAGTCCTACACCTCCAAGTACAACCTGGTGACCCACATCCTGGGCCACAACGGCATCAAGCCCCACTCGTGCCCGCACTGCAGCAAGCTCTTCAAGCAGCCCAGCCACCTGCAGACCCACCTGCTGACCCACCAGGGCACCCGGCCCCACAAGTGCGAGGTGTGCCACAAGGCCTTTACTCAGACCAGCCACCTCAAACGGCACATGCTGCTGCACACCGACATCAAGCCCTACAGCTGTCACTTCTGTGGCAGGGGCTTTGCCTACCCCAGCGAGCTGAAGGCGCACGAGGTCAAGCACGAGAATGGGCGCTGCCACGTGTGTGTCGAGTGTGGCCTGGACTTCTCCACCCTGACCCAGCTCAAGCGGCACCTGTCCACCCACCAGGGCCCCACCCTCTACCAGTGCCTGGAGTGCAACAAGTCTTTCCACTACCGGAGCCAACTGCAGAACCACATGCTGAAGCACCAGAACGTGAGGCCCTTTGTCTGCACAGAGTGCGGCATGGAGTTCAGCCAGATCCATCACCTCAAACAGCACTCGCTCACCCACAAG GGAGTAAAAGAGTTCAAGTGTGAGGTGTGTGGCCGAGAATTCACCCTGCAAGCCAACATGAAGCGGCACATGCTCATCCACACCAGCGTCCGGCCATACCAGTGCCACATCTGCTTTAAGACCTTTGTTCAGAAGCAGACCCTCAAGACCCACATGATTGTGCATTCCCCTGTGAAGCCCTTCAAATGCAAG GTCTGTGGGAAATCCTTCAACCGTATGTATAACCTGCTGGGCCACATGCACCTACATGCTGGCAGCAAGCCCTTCAAGTGTCCCTACTGCTCCAGCAAGTTCAACTTGAAGGGCAACCTCAGTAGGCACATGAAGGTCAAACATGGGGTCATGGACATCGGCCTGGATAGCCAAG ATCCCATGATGGAGCTGACGGGTGCAGACCATGCAGAGCTAGATGGTCCACAGGAGATGGAGGACTACGAAGAAAACTCCTTTGACTATACTGGGGTGGAGAACAGCGCTGATGACAATGCACTGACTGAGCAGGCCATGAAGGAGATGGCCTACTACAATGTATTATAG